The genomic interval GTGGGCTGTTCCTTGGCTGGCCGCTACGAAGCCGCGTGGATCTCGAGCTGCGCGTCGAGCAGCACGGCGTCGGGGCCGGCGCCTTCGAGGGTGAGGCTCAGCTCGTTGCTCGGCTCGAGCCGCGGCGTCAGGTTCGCCACGCCGCTCTCCAGCGTGATCTCCGCTCCGTTCAGCCGCGCCGCCGCCAAGCCGTGCGGCGTGGCGAGCCGCAGCAGCACCTGGTCGCCGGCGGCCAGCCCGGTCGGCTGGTTGAAGCGCCGGGAGAGGGTCGCCCGGCCGGAGTCCGCGGGCAGGGCGTCGCCCCAGGTGCAGGGGAGCTTCACGCGCAGCTCGGCCCCGTCGGCCTCGGCCTGCCACGGGCCGCGCAGGCGGATCACGTGCGGCGCGGCGCCCCGATCGGCGTGCGGCGCGTCGCCGCTCATTTGGGCATGAACGTCTGCTTGACGTTCACTTCGCGGATCTGGCGGCTGTCGAGCTCGTACGCCCGGAGCGTCACCTGAATGCCCCGCAGCGCGGTGTCGTAGGGCGGCGCGGTCTCCCGCTCGCCCGGGTCGTCGACGCCGTTGACGCCATCGTCGTCGAAGCCGTTGGAGGCCGGGTCGATCACGTTGTCGCCGTCATCGTCCTTCCCGTTGTTCTCGTACGAGGTCGACCAGGTGTCGTAGGTTCGGTAGGGCTGGAAGGCGTAGCCGTTGACCGTCACCGTGGGCCAACCAAGCTCGCTTTTCGGTTGGGTGTACCCGGCGAATGTCGAACTTCCCAGCAAGTTCGTAACGCTGGGATTGGTGACGGGGGGTAGTGCCCCGAGAGCAGTGTTGCGGGCTGCAAAGGCACCGTGCAAGCCGTAATAACCAAGATCGACGTAGGCGCCACGTCCGGCTATTGGCTGGTAAGTGACCCCCGAACCCGGATTGTTTAGCCGCTCGCGTAAGATCATTCCCCAGCCGGAGTCGCCCGGTCCGATTACCTCACCGGGGTAGGCAACCGACTGACTGGTGTCATTCAACGGCTGTTCCGCCAGCAGCGGTGCTTCAGGGTCGTAGACCTTGATGTCGAAGGCTAGCATGTTGCTCAGCACAACATCCTCGCCACGGCGGTCGCCCGACAGCGGCACCATGCCGTTGGTGAACATCACCACCTGGCCGTCCTCATTGACGATGGCTCGAGTGGTCGGCTTGAGGGCGCTAGAGTCGTCGACGTACACAAACGGCCGCGACGAGAGCCACTTACCGCGGTTTTGCAGCCTGTAGGTGCGGACCGTGCCAGATCCGTCATCGCGGGTCCGGCCTTCGACCATCTTGTCGATCGCAGCAGCGCTAAAATCCTCGTTGCGCTCTAACTTGCGGGACACGTCGAACGCGGGGCGAACCTGGATCGTTCCCGACAGACCGCGACCGATTCCGACGTAGTGGTAGGGGAACCGCCGCTGCCCTTGCGCCGTGCCAGGCGAGCCGTAGGGGATGTGCTGGTGGTCAAAGCGGTTCTCTCGCTTCGTAAGATCGCCGAGCGTGTTCGCCTTGATCACCCACCGGCCACCGTCGAGCAGCGGGTCCCATTCGAGCCTTACCGAGATGTCGTATTGTTCCTGGAACGCAGTGACCGCTGCGATTGCTTGGGCAACTTCATCCAAGTCAACGTTGAGAACTCGGAGCACACCGGGACCGACGTTTTGGCCATTGACCAAAATCCCATAGTCCAATTGCGGCGCAATCAACATCGTCCTGCGGTAGACGGTGCGGAAGCCGGGTTCGCCGAAATAGAATGTGCGAGCGTCGCTCGGCTCAACCGGGTTCTCAACAGCAAACCACACGACCTCTGCGAGCGGTGATTCAAACTCTTTGGCTCCCCAGCTATCGAACCCACTGCCATCAGTCGGGACGTCCGTAGGCACGCGTCCGACAAACGGCTTGTCGTCGTTCCGCACGGTCAGCGACAGCACGTCGTCCCAGTCGCCGAGGCCGCCGCCGTCGGTGACGTACT from Posidoniimonas polymericola carries:
- a CDS encoding PilW family protein, which produces MKSLFGGELPHRSVVPAMYSHRRPAHARPQRGFTLVEMLVAMSITLLMMAAVIAVFANVSASVADRRAGIEMSTRLRQARALLQDDLANHTCPALPWTRPESNHGYIEIVEGPQSDFAPSIWLQDIDNNGIVDFVGGNSPTDSSNGLQIDLAVSQLPGTNLARLPGSAVNLDSQYVTDGGGLGDWDDVLSLTVRNDDKPFVGRVPTDVPTDGSGFDSWGAKEFESPLAEVVWFAVENPVEPSDARTFYFGEPGFRTVYRRTMLIAPQLDYGILVNGQNVGPGVLRVLNVDLDEVAQAIAAVTAFQEQYDISVRLEWDPLLDGGRWVIKANTLGDLTKRENRFDHQHIPYGSPGTAQGQRRFPYHYVGIGRGLSGTIQVRPAFDVSRKLERNEDFSAAAIDKMVEGRTRDDGSGTVRTYRLQNRGKWLSSRPFVYVDDSSALKPTTRAIVNEDGQVVMFTNGMVPLSGDRRGEDVVLSNMLAFDIKVYDPEAPLLAEQPLNDTSQSVAYPGEVIGPGDSGWGMILRERLNNPGSGVTYQPIAGRGAYVDLGYYGLHGAFAARNTALGALPPVTNPSVTNLLGSSTFAGYTQPKSELGWPTVTVNGYAFQPYRTYDTWSTSYENNGKDDDGDNVIDPASNGFDDDGVNGVDDPGERETAPPYDTALRGIQVTLRAYELDSRQIREVNVKQTFMPK